Proteins found in one Bacteroidota bacterium genomic segment:
- the nuoK gene encoding NADH-quinone oxidoreductase subunit NuoK, translating to MEITLNWYLSLSAVLFVIGVLGVLLRRNAIIIFLSVELMLNAVNLTLVAFSQAFADVDGLVLVFFVMSVAAAEAAVGLAIVIALFRNKTTVDVNEMSLFRG from the coding sequence ATGGAAATCACGCTCAACTGGTACCTCTCGCTCTCGGCCGTGCTCTTCGTGATCGGCGTGCTCGGGGTGCTGCTGCGGCGCAACGCGATCATCATCTTCCTCTCGGTTGAACTCATGCTGAATGCGGTCAACCTCACACTGGTCGCCTTCAGTCAGGCGTTTGCCGACGTAGACGGCCTCGTCCTCGTGTTCTTCGTGATGAGCGTCGCGGCGGCCGAAGCGGCCGTCGGGCTCGCGATCGTGATCGCGCTCTTCCGCAACAAGACGACCGTCGACGTCAACGAGATGAGCCTGTTCAGGGGCTGA
- a CDS encoding NADH-quinone oxidoreductase subunit L — protein MEETFVRLILLLPLFGAAVNGMMGLFAPAYRKQEAVIGVLGTLAVAVPFGLAVVLFLGHHHDPVIVETYTWMAAGDLVISFDYRIDALSLLMTLIVTGIGSLIHLYSAGYMHDDPGYWRFFAYLNLFIFAMLNLVLAENLLVLFLGWEGVGLCSYLLIGFWYTDLKNSAAANKAFIVNRVGDFTFLLAMFLLFRAMTTAGVAPFGLDFTTIFENAEVLTSGTVSVIVLLLFLGATGKSAQIPLFVWLPDAMAGPTPVSALIHAATMVTSGLYLLARLSPVVLEAPGVMIVIAFVGAATAIMAATVAITQNDIKKVLAYSTVSQLGYMFVAAGVGAFFVAIFHVMTHAFFKACLFLGSGSVIHSMHHVEHELEHKGVIPGHHGGHGGDASHGHGAHGAHGGAHGAKPYAALPYDGPFDAQDMRTMGGLRKYMPFTAITFLISTLAIAGIPPLAGFFSKDEILFKAFELGYDGHVWAYAVWGIGIITAVLTAVYMTRCYVLTFEGRERWPDAMDTKPHESPWTMTTPLVILAFFAMVAGFFGLPPVLGESWIHHWLGADYGGPVAEYHAELHVSHAVEWGLLGLGTLIAAGGVSFAWLNYRKSGLETDRTVRRRLGAVYTLLSNKYFVDEAYDATIVSPITEASRKGLAPFDQNVVDGTVNGAAKAIRNLSGWWRGMQTGIVQNYALALVLGVVVVVALMIFV, from the coding sequence ATGGAAGAAACCTTCGTCCGCCTCATCCTCCTGCTGCCGCTCTTCGGCGCGGCCGTCAACGGCATGATGGGGCTCTTCGCGCCGGCCTACCGGAAGCAGGAGGCCGTCATCGGCGTGCTCGGGACGCTGGCCGTGGCGGTGCCGTTCGGGCTCGCGGTCGTGCTCTTCCTCGGCCACCACCACGACCCGGTCATCGTCGAGACCTACACCTGGATGGCGGCGGGCGACCTCGTGATCTCGTTCGACTACCGGATCGACGCGCTCTCGCTCCTGATGACGCTCATCGTGACGGGGATCGGCTCGCTGATCCACCTCTACTCGGCGGGGTACATGCACGACGACCCGGGGTACTGGCGCTTCTTCGCCTACCTCAACCTCTTCATCTTCGCGATGCTCAACCTCGTGCTCGCGGAGAACCTGCTCGTGCTCTTCCTCGGGTGGGAGGGGGTCGGGCTGTGCTCCTACCTCCTGATCGGGTTCTGGTACACCGACCTCAAGAACTCGGCGGCGGCCAACAAGGCCTTCATCGTCAACCGCGTGGGGGACTTCACCTTCCTCCTGGCGATGTTCCTGCTCTTCCGCGCGATGACAACGGCGGGCGTCGCGCCGTTCGGGCTGGACTTCACGACGATCTTCGAGAACGCCGAGGTGCTCACGAGCGGGACCGTCTCGGTCATCGTCCTCCTCCTCTTCCTCGGGGCGACGGGCAAGAGCGCGCAGATCCCCCTCTTCGTCTGGCTCCCCGACGCCATGGCCGGGCCGACGCCGGTCTCGGCGCTGATCCACGCCGCGACGATGGTGACCTCGGGGCTCTACCTCCTGGCCCGGCTCAGCCCGGTCGTCCTCGAAGCGCCCGGCGTGATGATCGTGATCGCGTTTGTCGGGGCGGCGACGGCGATCATGGCGGCGACGGTCGCGATCACGCAGAACGACATCAAGAAGGTGCTCGCCTACTCGACCGTCTCGCAGCTCGGGTACATGTTCGTCGCGGCGGGCGTCGGCGCGTTCTTTGTCGCCATCTTCCACGTCATGACGCACGCCTTCTTCAAGGCCTGCCTCTTCCTCGGCTCGGGGAGCGTGATCCACTCGATGCACCACGTTGAGCACGAGCTGGAGCACAAGGGCGTGATCCCGGGCCACCACGGCGGGCACGGCGGCGACGCATCGCACGGGCACGGCGCCCACGGGGCGCACGGCGGTGCGCACGGGGCGAAGCCCTACGCGGCGCTGCCCTACGACGGGCCCTTCGACGCCCAGGACATGCGGACGATGGGCGGGCTCAGGAAGTATATGCCGTTCACCGCCATCACCTTCCTCATCTCGACGCTCGCCATTGCCGGCATCCCGCCGCTCGCGGGGTTCTTCTCCAAAGACGAGATCCTCTTCAAGGCCTTCGAGCTCGGCTACGACGGGCACGTCTGGGCCTACGCCGTCTGGGGCATCGGGATCATCACGGCGGTCCTGACGGCGGTCTACATGACGCGGTGCTACGTCCTCACCTTCGAGGGCCGCGAGCGCTGGCCGGACGCGATGGACACCAAGCCCCACGAGAGTCCGTGGACGATGACGACCCCGCTCGTCATCCTCGCCTTCTTCGCGATGGTCGCCGGGTTCTTCGGTCTGCCGCCGGTGCTCGGCGAGAGCTGGATCCACCACTGGCTCGGGGCCGACTACGGCGGGCCGGTGGCCGAGTACCACGCTGAACTCCACGTCAGCCACGCCGTCGAGTGGGGGCTGCTCGGGCTGGGCACGCTGATCGCGGCCGGCGGGGTCAGCTTCGCGTGGCTCAACTACCGCAAGAGCGGGCTCGAGACCGACCGGACCGTCCGCCGCCGCCTCGGCGCGGTCTACACGCTGCTCTCGAACAAGTACTTCGTCGACGAGGCCTACGATGCGACGATCGTCTCGCCAATCACCGAGGCCTCGCGCAAGGGCCTCGCGCCGTTCGACCAGAACGTGGTCGACGGCACGGTCAACGGCGCGGCGAAGGCGATCCGCAACCTGAGCGGGTGGTGGCGCGGGATGCAGACGGGCATTGTGCAGAACTACGCGCTCGCGCTCGTGCTCGGGGTGGTCGTCGTCGTGGCGCTCATGATTTTTGTCTGA
- a CDS encoding NADH-quinone oxidoreductase subunit J gives MLGPVLFFVFAVLALVGALGMLIARNPVVSALWMVMNLFSIACLYLTLNAQFIALIQILVYAGAIMVLFLFVIMLLNLGEVPRIPAFDWRKGVTFLLGVAVLAQILYVVALGLDVAPAVAVTEAEEAANGTAAAVGVVLFTRYAFALQIIGVLLLAATIGAVLLAKKRFV, from the coding sequence ATGCTCGGACCCGTCCTGTTCTTCGTGTTTGCCGTGCTTGCGCTCGTCGGCGCGCTCGGCATGCTGATCGCGCGTAACCCGGTTGTCAGCGCGCTGTGGATGGTGATGAACCTGTTCTCGATCGCGTGCCTCTACCTCACGCTGAACGCGCAGTTCATCGCCCTCATCCAGATCCTGGTCTACGCCGGGGCGATCATGGTGCTGTTCCTGTTCGTCATCATGCTGCTGAACCTGGGCGAGGTGCCCCGCATCCCGGCCTTCGACTGGCGCAAGGGGGTCACCTTCCTGCTCGGCGTGGCGGTCCTGGCGCAGATCCTGTACGTCGTGGCGCTGGGCCTCGACGTGGCCCCGGCAGTGGCGGTGACCGAAGCCGAAGAGGCGGCCAACGGGACGGCGGCGGCAGTCGGGGTGGTGCTCTTCACGCGGTACGCCTTCGCGCTCCAGATCATCGGCGTGCTGCTGCTGGCCGCCACGATCGGCGCGGTGCTGCTGGCCAAGAAACGATTCGTGTGA